The segment TTAACAAGTTGGTTCATTGGTCATTCGTCTTATGTCATTGGTCATACTCGCTTTCATCGAGAAGCAAGCTACGTCTTATGTCTCAAATCTAAACACAAAGAGGGCGGGTTTTGTGGATAAGTTATCGGTATACCCATCAATTAAATGGCTAAACCCGCCCCTACAATAGGATATAACTTTTGCATCCTGCTACCCTTCTACCCTATCCAAAGGACGAATCCCTAAATCAGCGCTGAGAAAATCCACAAATTGGCGGGCGCTGCGCCCAGAACGTCCATTGTGGCGGGTTGCCCATTGAATGGCACGGGATTTTAAGTCATTTTGGGGTAAGTTTATGTTGGCTTGTTGGGCTAAATGATAGACAATGTTGAGATAAGCGTCTTGGTTGGCTGGTTCAAAGGTCAGGGTTAAGCCGAAGCGATCGCTAAAGGATAATTTTTCCTGTAAGGTATCCCAGGCATGGACTTCATCATTATCGCTGGGACGAGGGCGATCGGCAAAAAATTCCCGTACTAAGTGGCGTCGATTGGAGGTGGCATAAACGACTACATTTGGGGAACGGGCGGTGACACTCCCTTCTAAGACGACTTTTAATGCCTTAAATGCATCGTCGTCTTCTTCAAAGGAAAGGTCATCTACAAAGATGATAAACTTCTGCGGTACGTCTCGCAATTGCTCCACTATCATCGGTAAGTCGTTTAAGTCAGACTTGGCAACTTCAATCAACCGCAGTCCCTGATTCTTATAGTTTTGTAATAAGCCCTTGACTAATGACGACTTTCCTGTACCACGACTGCCATAAAGCAAGACATGTAACGCCGGATAATCGGCGAGTAAAAATTCTGTATTTTTAACTAACGCGGCTTGTTGAGACTCATAACCCACCAATTGGGTTAACTGAATCGGATCAGGGTGGGCGATACCAACCAATTGACCCGACTGCCAACGCAGGGCATGATATTGGGCAAATAATCCTGTACCATGTTGCTGATAGTGGGCGGCTAATTCCTCTAGAGAGTCTGTCCAATCACTCTGTTGGTGTAGAAATGTAGGCTGCACCGTTTCCAGATTCCAGGAAACAGGCTGTAATTCTAATTGAGAGGCTTTTTGCACCCACCGACTTAGCTGTTCGACGCTGCATTCAGAAAGATTTTGCAAGGCGTGTAAATCCTGTTGAGCCGCCGTGACTAGGGCTGGGGGTAAATCTTGCAAGGCTACCCGTTGTACTTGCTGAGTAAAGGGATTATCGTCTTGGAGAATTTTCCGAATCAGATAATCTTGCCAACTTTCTCCGTGGGCGGCTAACGTTTTAAACCAGTTACCGTAAGCCACCAAGCAAGCGGTTTGCTCTGCTTCACCCTTGCTTAAGGTTTGCAAAAGATGGACAAAGGCGCGTCCCACCTCGTTACGAAGAACTGATTGATACAGTAGCAGCGACGCGGCTTGGCGTTTGAGGAATTGGCTGGAGGCGTTAGCTGGTGTTTTTGTTGATGGCATGACGCCTATTGTAGCGGATTACAGAATACACAAGGAAATTTCGTTTCTTTCCTCAACCCAAGCTATAAAAATAACAGGCTTTCTGTTCCCAGCATAATTGGTCGCTATCCTGTGATAACTGATTCGTGGTAGGCATTAGTTGTGGGTCTATGACTGTTGCCAACTGATTCAGAAAATAGTTACAGTAGTTGATATCATTTTATAATTGCACAGGCTGCAACTATGGAGCGAGAAGCTGTAACTATCCGTATTCCCGCAGATTTGCTTGAGCAAGCAAGGCAATTTCGAGAGGGCAGTGAGTCTTTTAACGAGATGGTTGTTGAAGCAATAAACCGCGAGGTGCGACGGCGGCGATCGCTGGCAGCCCATCAACGCATTGTGACTCGTAGTGCTGAAGTAGAAGCCAAAACAGGAATTCAATCCAGTTCTGTGGACTTGATTCGTCAGCTGCGATCGGGTGAGGGACGGCGTGACTAAGTGTATCGACACCAGCGTTTGGATTCCTTATTTGATACCTGAGACATTGCAACCCCAAGCCAGAAACTTTATCCTGCCCTTGCTGACATCGAATGAGCGTTTGGTTGCTCCAGCATTTGCATGGGCTGAAGTTGGTTCAGTATTGCGAAAAAAAGTAAGGTTGGGAGCAATTACCATTTCCCAGGCTGCAGGGTTTTATGATGATTTCTGCCAGATGCCTGTTGAGTACCTCGATAGCAATGCTATCCGTGCAAAAACATGGGCGCTCGCCCAACAGTTCTCTTTGGCAACTCTCTATGATGCTGCTTTTCTAGCCGTTGCCGAGCTAGAATCTGCCGAATTCTGGACAGCCGACCAATCTTTGCTCAATACGCTTACACCATGTCCAGGATATGTCCGAAAACTGGAAGCATAAATAGGGCTTGCTGAATAAGTGTTGTGGTAGGGGGAAGAGGTTCCAAAGCTCCGAGACAGGGGGCAGGAGGGAACAGTAGTGCGAGCGTCTCGCTCGCTATTGGGTCAGCTCGTAGGTATTTCATACGCGATCGCACCGCCGTAAATAGGTGAGGGCAAAGAACTCCTACACAACACTCAACACTATTGACTCAACGCCCAATAAACTGCCTAAATTGCCATCGCCCGCAAATAATGACCTGCCCGAAATGTGCCAACGGCGGTAATCGCTTCTGAAGTGCGGAATTGTCATGGAGAATTATGATGATTGAACTGACTGTCGCTATTTGTACCTACAATGGTGCGGCTCGATTGCCACAGGTTTTAGATGGCTTGGTTGCTCAGATTGACACCGAGTCCTTTGTTTGGGAAATTATTGTCATTGACAACAATAGTCGCGATCGCACCGCCGATGTTGTTCACCAGTATCAAGGATGGTGTACTCATCCCATCCACTACTATTTTGAGGCGCAACAGGGGTTAGCGTTTGCGCGACGCCTTGGGATTAAAAAGGCTCAGGGTGATTGGGTGGCGTTTCTGGATGATGATAATCTTCCCTCTCCTAATTGGGTGAGTGCGGTTTATGCTTTTGCTCAGTCACATCCCCAAGCAGGAGCTTATGGGGGTCAAATTCAGGGGGTATATGAGACAAATCCCCCGGAAAATTTTAACCGAATTGCTAGTTGTTTAGGAATTATCGATCGCGGTTCCACCCCGTTCCGCTATGATACCGATAGCCGAGGGTTATTCCCTGCGGGTGCGGGGTTGGTTGTGCGTAAGTCTGTTTGGTTAGAACATATTCCTGAGGAACCTAAGTTAACAGGGGTTTGTGGTCAATCCTTAGCTGCAAAAGGAGAAGACTTAGAGACGTTATCCTATATTAGAAATGCTGGCTGGGAAATATGGCATAATCCGGACATGGTGATTGACCATCATATTCCGCGATCGCGTTTGGAAAAAGAGTATTTATTACAGGTGTTTCGGGGGATAGGGTTGAGTCGATATCCGATTCGTCGGTTACGGTTTCCGGATTTGCCCCCAGGGTTGATGGTTCTGGTTTATCTGGTGAGTGATTGCCGCAAGCTGATAATCCACTGGATTAAGTATGGCACGGTTCTCAACACTGATATTGTGGCGGCTTGTGAAGGACAGTTGTTTTGGTATAGCTTAATTAGTCCGTTTTACCATTGGCAACAAAAGAAGCCTTAAATAGGGGAGGGGCTGCTGTTGGGAGTGGTGAGGTGAGGGGAGATGGGGGTTATGGGGGTGACAAAGACCTGTAGGGGCGACCCGCTGGAATAAATTAACACCACTCAACTTAATTGGGTCGGGTCGCCCTCTGCTCAACTTTGAGATACCGTAGGGTGGGCATTGCCCACCAGCATTAATTCAGTGGCATTCATTTTAGGTGGGTCATGCCGTAGTGCCGTGACCCAGCTACAATTGTGCAATAGATTTATGGTTAAATGGGGCGCACGCCATGCGCCCCTACAATGCTAATCCACCATTTTCGGTGGGTCATGCCGTAGGGTGCGTTACGCTTCGCTAACGCACCATTCCCATTACTCCAAGGTTTGCCGCTATAACAAACGTAGACGCCAAGAGACATCAATGAAGGGCGCACGTCGGTAATATGAGGGCGCACGTCGGTGCGCCCCTACGATAATGTCGTTTTTACACGACGCCGATTCATTTATCGACGTTCTAGCCAATGATGGTAAAATCGGCTTCTGTTAAAAGGTTGGCATTCACTCCTTTGAGCATAGCCAGCGTCTCATCTTCAAAACCAATCAGCGTATTTTTGCCATCTTGAGTAATCGATAACTGACCAAAACTTAGACCCTCGGCTAAGCCAATTAAATCCTCACCCTCTTGGAAGTCTACGATTGTATCGGTTCCTTCGTTTATGGCGAGGATAAAGGTATCGCTACCGCTACCGCCAGAGAAGTCATCCCCAGTTAAAGTATCGTTACCGAGTCCACCACGCAGGATGTCATCCCCATCATCCCCCCAGATTTGGTCATCCCCGGCTTCACCAAAGAGTTGGTCATTACCGCCTTTGCCACCGATGCGATCGCTCCCAGCACCACCGAAGATGATATCATCGCCACCGATATCGACTTGGGGGGAACGCTGGTTTAAGTCACCGCGTAAGACATCATCCCCGTCACCGCCGAAGATTTGATCATTTTCTAAACCGCCAGCAATGGTGTCATTACCGCCGAATCCGTTAATGCGATCGCTCTCTGGAGTGCCAACTAAGGTATCGTTATTAGGGGTGCCATCTATGGGCGGTTGACCGGAGTCGAAGGTAAGGGTAGTGGTGGCGATGGTACTGAGATTACTGTGAGCTTCTCCGTCGTTAACCACAAATTCAATAATCCGGTCTGTGGTGTCGGGGGTGGTGGCGGTATTGTTATAGGTGACGGTGCGTAGGACTTGTTGGTAATTGGCAACGGTATCTTCACCGCTGAGGATGAGGGTGCGAAGAATCGGATCGTAATTGGCGGTGATATTGGTATTACTGGTATCAGCCGCGAGGATTTCCGCTGCACCATCTTGGAGATTGGTGATTTTGACCGTAGCGTTGGCGAGGGTGGTGCTGTTGGCGTCAGTTAAGGTTAAGTTATCAGTATCGGCGATCGAGACAGCACTTCCGGTAAAAGTGGTGGTAAAATCAATGCCTGTATCATTGCCGTTGAGGTCGAGTTCTGGTGAAGTATTGCCAAACACCACATAGGTTTCCCCTGCACGAAAGTTACCGTTGGGGTCAGCATCACCTGTAGCTATAATCAGGTCATCAATACCATCCCCATTGACATCTCCAGCAGAGCTGACAGAAAGACCTGATATGTCAAATTCATCAATGCCGTTGATCACAAAACCGTTGCTACCATCCAGTTGAGACAGGTTGAAAGTGGCATCAAAACCCCCGCTTTGACCAAACACCACATAAGTTTCCCCTGCTTCAGAGTTGCCGTTGGGGTCAGCAGAAGGTGCGCCAATAATCAGGTCATCAATACCATCCCCATTGACATCTCCAGCAGAGCTGACTGACAAACCTGAGCGGTCAAATTCATCAATACCGTTGAGGACAAAGCCATTGCTACCATCCAGTTGAGATAAGTTGAAAGAGGCATCGAAACCCCCGCTTTGACCAAAGACAATGTAGGTTTCTCCTGCAAAACGAATGCCGTTAGGATCAGCAGAAGATGCACTAATAATTAGGTCATCAATGCCATCACCATTGATATCTCCAGCACCGCTGACTGACAAACCTGAGCGGTCAAATTCATCAATACCGTTGATGACAAAGCCGTTATTACCGTTGAGAGAGGACAGGTCAAGGCTGGCAACAGTAAAGCTACTGCTACCGAAGATTACATAGCTTTCCCCTGCACCATAGATGCCGTTGGGGTCAGCTTCTGGTGCACTGATAATGATGTCATTGATGCCGTCGTCGTTCACATCTCCGGCATTGCTCACCGACCAACCTAATCCGTCACCTGCATCAACGCCGTTGATGACGAAGCCGTTGCTACCATCCAGTTGAGACAGGTTAAAAGAGGCATCGAAACCCCCGCTCTGACCAAAGACAATGTAGGTTTCTCCTGCTCCAGAGATGCCGTTGGGGTCAGCAGAAGGTGCGCCAATAATCAGGTCATCAATGCCATCACCATTGATATCTCCGGCTCCACTGACTCGATGACCTGAGAAGTCATCTATATCAACGCCGTTGAGGACAAAGCCATTGCTACCATCCAGTTGAGATAAGTTGGAAGAGGCATCGAAACCCCCGCTTTGACCAAAGACAATGTAGGTTTCTCCTGCAAAACGAATGCCGTTAGGATCAGCAGAAGGTGCACCAATAATCAG is part of the Coleofasciculus chthonoplastes PCC 7420 genome and harbors:
- a CDS encoding YlcI/YnfO family protein, whose product is MEREAVTIRIPADLLEQARQFREGSESFNEMVVEAINREVRRRRSLAAHQRIVTRSAEVEAKTGIQSSSVDLIRQLRSGEGRRD
- a CDS encoding type II toxin-antitoxin system VapC family toxin; its protein translation is MTKCIDTSVWIPYLIPETLQPQARNFILPLLTSNERLVAPAFAWAEVGSVLRKKVRLGAITISQAAGFYDDFCQMPVEYLDSNAIRAKTWALAQQFSLATLYDAAFLAVAELESAEFWTADQSLLNTLTPCPGYVRKLEA
- the hpsE gene encoding hormogonium polysaccharide biosynthesis glycosyltransferase HpsE — its product is MMIELTVAICTYNGAARLPQVLDGLVAQIDTESFVWEIIVIDNNSRDRTADVVHQYQGWCTHPIHYYFEAQQGLAFARRLGIKKAQGDWVAFLDDDNLPSPNWVSAVYAFAQSHPQAGAYGGQIQGVYETNPPENFNRIASCLGIIDRGSTPFRYDTDSRGLFPAGAGLVVRKSVWLEHIPEEPKLTGVCGQSLAAKGEDLETLSYIRNAGWEIWHNPDMVIDHHIPRSRLEKEYLLQVFRGIGLSRYPIRRLRFPDLPPGLMVLVYLVSDCRKLIIHWIKYGTVLNTDIVAACEGQLFWYSLISPFYHWQQKKP
- a CDS encoding beta strand repeat-containing protein, which encodes MLAASFNLSELNGSNGFVINGIDEGDRLGISVSGAGDINGDGIDDAIIGAPYTRSDGVSSIFGAGETYVVFGQSGGFNATLDLSQLDGNNGFVLNGIDERAFLGRSVSGGDINGDRIDDVIIGARWANPNGKRSAGETYVVFGQNESFGASVDLSQLDGNNGFVINGIDVDDLLGYSVSGAGDINGDGIDDLIIGTGNTEVYIVFGQSEGFNATFDLSQLDGSNGFVINASSGRLVSVAGDINGDGIDDIIISAPYARPNGNDLAGETYIVFGKEGGFDASFNLSQLDGSNGFVLNGIDEFDFSGSSVNTAGDINGDGIDDLIIGAPEADTNVYDAGETYIVFGKEGGFDASFNLSQLDGSNGFIINGIDEFDESGSSVSGAGDINGDGIDDLIIGAHYAETNIYDAGEAYIVFGKKGDFDASFNLSQLDGNNGFIINGIDGIGEIGEPGSSVSGAGDINDDGIDDLIIGAPSADPNGILGAGVTYIVFGNANNPPELDFNGDMAGTDFAAFLTFLEVAAPIVDRTNLTLTDPDSTTLEKATVKIGNLQDVGAEILDANTGGTNISASYNPSNGTLTLSGEDTVANYQQVLRTLTYNNTASTPDLTERIIEFLVSDELGKINNTTVAKTILTFLNLAPNSSFNLSQMDGSNGFVLNGIDEFDQSGFSVSSAGDVNGDGIDDLIIGAPSADPNGIRFAGETYIVFGQSGGFDASSNLSQLDGSNGFVLNGVDIDDFSGHRVSGAGDINGDGIDDLIIGAPSADPNGISGAGETYIVFGQSGGFDASFNLSQLDGSNGFVINGVDAGDGLGWSVSNAGDVNDDGINDIIISAPEADPNGIYGAGESYVIFGSSSFTVASLDLSSLNGNNGFVINGIDEFDRSGLSVSGAGDINGDGIDDLIISASSADPNGIRFAGETYIVFGQSGGFDASFNLSQLDGSNGFVLNGIDEFDRSGLSVSSAGDVNGDGIDDLIIGAPSADPNGNSEAGETYVVFGQSGGFDATFNLSQLDGSNGFVINGIDEFDISGLSVSSAGDVNGDGIDDLIIATGDADPNGNFRAGETYVVFGNTSPELDLNGNDTGIDFTTTFTGSAVSIADTDNLTLTDANSTTLANATVKITNLQDGAAEILAADTSNTNITANYDPILRTLILSGEDTVANYQQVLRTVTYNNTATTPDTTDRIIEFVVNDGEAHSNLSTIATTTLTFDSGQPPIDGTPNNDTLVGTPESDRINGFGGNDTIAGGLENDQIFGGDGDDVLRGDLNQRSPQVDIGGDDIIFGGAGSDRIGGKGGNDQLFGEAGDDQIWGDDGDDILRGGLGNDTLTGDDFSGGSGSDTFILAINEGTDTIVDFQEGEDLIGLAEGLSFGQLSITQDGKNTLIGFEDETLAMLKGVNANLLTEADFTIIG
- a CDS encoding ATP-binding protein; this translates as MPSTKTPANASSQFLKRQAASLLLYQSVLRNEVGRAFVHLLQTLSKGEAEQTACLVAYGNWFKTLAAHGESWQDYLIRKILQDDNPFTQQVQRVALQDLPPALVTAAQQDLHALQNLSECSVEQLSRWVQKASQLELQPVSWNLETVQPTFLHQQSDWTDSLEELAAHYQQHGTGLFAQYHALRWQSGQLVGIAHPDPIQLTQLVGYESQQAALVKNTEFLLADYPALHVLLYGSRGTGKSSLVKGLLQNYKNQGLRLIEVAKSDLNDLPMIVEQLRDVPQKFIIFVDDLSFEEDDDAFKALKVVLEGSVTARSPNVVVYATSNRRHLVREFFADRPRPSDNDEVHAWDTLQEKLSFSDRFGLTLTFEPANQDAYLNIVYHLAQQANINLPQNDLKSRAIQWATRHNGRSGRSARQFVDFLSADLGIRPLDRVEG